Proteins from one Chroococcidiopsis sp. CCMEE 29 genomic window:
- a CDS encoding general stress protein translates to MALPEQKRSIGVFPNRFDAEKAINELKATGFSMDKVSVIGPDTNPEEVEAAANNLGGIDNQSNQAARAGTISGGALGGLAGVLTGIATLTIPGLGPVVAGGAAATALASTLAGTAVGATAGGLVGGMSSLAIPELKAQAYKDWLSRGAYLVMLEGSEDDIGRAETILSRGGIQDWFVYQ, encoded by the coding sequence ATGGCTTTACCCGAACAAAAACGCTCTATTGGTGTATTTCCTAACCGTTTTGATGCGGAAAAGGCAATCAATGAACTGAAAGCAACAGGCTTTTCGATGGATAAAGTTTCTGTGATTGGACCGGATACAAATCCTGAGGAAGTAGAGGCTGCAGCTAACAATCTTGGTGGTATCGACAATCAAAGTAATCAAGCTGCTAGAGCAGGTACGATCTCTGGGGGTGCATTAGGAGGACTAGCGGGTGTATTAACGGGAATTGCAACTTTAACAATTCCTGGGTTGGGTCCGGTAGTAGCAGGTGGTGCTGCAGCAACTGCTTTAGCATCAACCCTCGCTGGCACTGCTGTAGGAGCAACAGCTGGCGGCTTAGTCGGGGGGATGAGTAGTCTAGCAATTCCTGAACTCAAAGCCCAAGCTTACAAAGATTGGCTATCACGCGGTGCTTACCTAGTGATGCTAGAAGGCTCAGAAGACGATATCGGTCGTGCTGAAACTATTCTGAGTCGCGGTGGCATTCAAGATTGGTTTGTCTATCAATAA